TTCCGCTCTGAAGAATCATTGCTTGAGGGGGCGGTCAAATGATGAAGAGAAAAATGCTACTTCCACTGGCAGCAGTTGTTTTAGCGGCAGCCTTCTTCGCCTATTGGTTCTTTTTTTCAAAGCCCACTGCGTTTCCGGTGAATGAGCAGGCAGTCGCTGAGATTAACCGCACATTCCCGAAGGCCTACTCGCGAACCATTCAGGAGGCTATTAAACTTGACGACCGCCACATGGTACTTCCGTTTATTTCAAAGGTTAAGAATTACGGGTTGAGCTATTGGGTGTGGAGAAATCATAAATGGAATGTCGTGAGTGTTGATACAAATGGAAAGCCGTCGATATGGAAGATCAATCCTGCCGATCCATCCTCTTATTATCTGATTTGGAATCTAAAGCCTGAACATCCGTTAAATTCTATAGACTTTTACCTCATTGGAGAAAGAGGATACCATATTTCAGGAGGAATCGAGGATTATCAGCCAAGAGTCCAAATGAAAGAGAAAATTTCCCTTCGTGAGAAATCCTATGGCGCGGTTAAGCTTACTAAACAATGGACAGCAGCCATTCAAGTATTATCACAAGCAGAATCAGCCAAAAACTCTGATATGCTTACCATGGATCTGTTCCCTGAAGCATCCATGTTCATTGGCTGGATTCCCTATGACAAAGCGGGGAAAGAATCGAATGTCATGTTTGATGGCCCCAGTTACTCAACCAGCTATGAAGCGATTGAAGAGCTGCGGCCGATTAATGAGAGTGATATGGAGCGTCCGTAAGGCTGGACTTAACTGATTACCAGAGAAGAATCCTGATTGAGGGATTCTTCTTTTTTTGAAGCGTAAAGATCATTTTGATTCGTTCAACCTATTAAGATTGTTAACTCGAGTTTTAAGAGTCTAAATACCTATTATTAAATAGGTATTTTTCAATCGTTACCAATTGTCGACTTTCGTGGTACTATGGTAGCGGTCATAAAGTAAGGTAACATACCGAGGGGGACAACTTTCATCATGAGAAAAAGCCTATTCTTAGGGATGGCTTTGGCAGGAGCAATCAGTTTCGCTGCAGCTTCGGATGCAGAAGCGGCATCACAGACGTACCGGGTAAAATCGGGAGACAGCCTGTCCAAAATCGCACATGTTAACAAAGTATCAGTCAGCCAGCTGAAACAATGGAATCACCTTAAAACCGACGTGATTCACACAGGGAAAACATTATATGTGAAGAAACCCGCCACTCAAGCCACTGCCTCCAGTTCAAGTAAACACATCGTCCGATCAGGAGAAACCTTATCTTCCATCTCAAAAAAGTATGCTGTATCGATTGATAAAATTAAAGAAGCCAACCGGTTAAAGTCTGCGGTCATAAAAACAGGACAAACCTTGATTATCCCTAAAGCAGCTCCTGTAAAACCAGCTACCACGGCTAAGAAACCGGCACCAGCGAAAGCAGCTTCGCCGGCTAAAGTAACCTACTATATCGTAAAACCGGGAAATACCCTCTCTGCCATTGCCAAACTATTTAATACGCCGGTCCAGGAGATCAAGAGATTAAATGGTTTAAAGAGTGACAAATTGCTTGTAGGGCAAAAGTTAAAAATGACAGAGGGTGTATTGCCTGTACTTGCCGATGGAACCTTTCCTTTAAAACCTGGAACCTATCAGGCCTACCCTGATTCATGGGGCAATTCCAGAAGCTATGGCGGTTCAAGGACCCATGAAGGAATCGACATTATGGCGAAAAAGGGAACGCCTATCACTTCCGTAACCGATGGAGTCATTGAGAAATACGGCTGGAACGAATTGGGCGGATGGAGATTAACCATTAAAACCAAAGAAAACTTCCGAATTTATTACGCCCATCTGGATCAATATGCAGCGGGCATGATGCAAGGTGGAACTGTTAAGAAAGGCCAGTACCTCGGTACAGTCGGGGATAGCGGGTATGGAAAGACCGGAACAAAAGGAAAGTTTGCTCCGCATTTGCATATCGGCGTCTACAATCAAAGCTTCCAAGCGGTTAACCCCTATCCGTTTTTAATTTTTTGGGAAAGAAAATGAATGAAGTGAAAGGAGCAGGTGTACTGCTCTTTTTTTTGTGGTTCAAAATATCTATTCGATACACGTGAATATATTAAAAATATGTAAAATGTGGTCAAAAACTCCCTTTTTTATGGTATATTTTATAAAGATAATGAAAATATCATGACATTATACCTAAAAATGATGATATGTCAAAGACAAGGGAAGAGGATTCATCATGGTTTTAACAAATAATGAATTTTTTCATCTGGAAGAAGAGAACGGCACGATTTATCTTACCGTAATGAAAGAGGGCTATATGCTTTCTAATTTTAATCAGCTTCTTGAAAAACACCCCAGAATTTCGATTACCTCCTTTCAAAATCTAAAAAAAGGGATGGAAGAAGCGTCCGGTCAAAGGACACCCATCGCTCAATATCTCCCCCTCATTACACACACCATCAGTCAGGATAAGATGACAGCGAGTGTCAAGATCCTTGCAGCGGGTGAAGAATTCAATGAAATCGTTAAAGATTTACCTCGTATGATCATGGATGTTCTAAGTGAAAAAGGTGTTACAGAAGGCTTTTTACTGGATAGTCACAAGGAAAACCTGAAGCCTCTGAAATGGATAGAGGCTGCAAAGGGGATTGAGCCTGTCCATGGAATAGACGCCGTGATCCGGACCTATGATCTTTCCGAGAGAAGGCCGGTCATCGAAGAAACCGGCAGAGCCAATTTTTACAATATGAATTTTATAGATGAAGTGGAGGAAGGAGATTGGCTCGGTGAAAAAATTTCGCCGACAGACGGAACAAATGGCATGAATGTCCTTGGAGAAGAGCTGAAAGCAAGAAAAGGCAAGGATAAACGGCTTCAGTATGATCCAAATTCTGTCCGGCTGTCCGAAGAAGATGGAAGATCGGTTTTGAGGGCAGGAATACGAGGGATTGTTTCGAAGACACTCGGCAAGATTTCAATCGCTAACCACCTCTTAATTGAAGGAGACGTGGGAATCGGGACTGGAAATATAGAATTTGAAGGCTCCGTGACGGTGAAAGGAACCGTTCAGGAGGGATTCTCGGTTAAGGCGGGCATCGACATTGCGGTCATGTCGGAACTCGGTGTAAGGCAAGTCGGACTGATTGAATCACTGAATGGAGATATTTTTATCAAAGGAGGAGTTTTCGGACACGGCACCATCAAAGCCGCTAAAAACATTTTCGTGAAGCATGCCAACGAATGTACGCTGACAGCCGGGGAAGACATTCATATCGGTTTTTACGCAAAAGGCAGCAGCCTCCAGGCGAAAAATGTAATCACAGAGCAGCATAAAGGAAAAATTTTCGGCGGGCACATTATCGCGAAGGGCAAGGTTTATGCGAGTGAGATTGGCAATAAAATTGAGCTGAAAACCTTGATTCAGGTAGAGGGCTTTGAACGGAGCAAGCTCAAGGAAGAGTATATGACCCTTCTAAACGAATATAAACAGGCTATACAAAGCATAGAAGAAATACAGCGTCATCTCGAAATCTATGAAAATTTTGCCCATAATTTGAATGCAAGCCAGCAAACCCAGCTGGAAAAGCTTAAAATTGCCCATGATGGCAAGCTTAAGGAAATCTCCGTATTTGAACAGAAGCGCACGTCTTTGATGAAAATGCTTGAAACGAAAGGGGATGGAGAAATCTCCATCTTTGAGAAGGCTTATCCCGAAACCTATATCGAAATCAAAAACATGAAGAAAAAGGTCGATTCTTTAACGAAGGGTACCTTTTACGCATCCGGCCGAGAGTTGAAATATGAATAAGGAGCATCCAGAATGAGTCTTGAAAAATCATATCGATACGAAATCCTGCTGCAGGCAATTGAAGTTTTCACTCAAAGGTATGACAAAAGCGCACTATTTGAGTTTGCGTTTGATTTTGCCAATCAGCTACTGACCCTCGGACAGTCGGCTCTTTTTATAAGAGAAGATGATCGATTGACCTTGATACATACGAGGAATTATGACATTCAAGACTATCACATCCCAGTAACAGAAAAGTTAAACCGTCTTCCTCTTTACCACGGAAGACCGATCTCCTCCCATCAGCTGAACACATACTTTTCTGAAGAATTTATTCGGGATTTTTCGGCGGCACATGTCATTCCCCTGATTAACGATACGCATCTGGTCGGTTTGATTGTGACAGATGGCAAATCGGCCGGGGAGTTTTCAAAGGATGACGAGATTAGTTCGACGATTATGATGAGTCTCGTGAATTCTTCCCTTGAGAACAACCAGCGGTTTCTTGACTTCCAATCGATCAATCAGGAATTGGACCGGAAAGTATTCAGCCTGTTTGTCTTAAACCAAAGTATAAAGGCGCTTCTTTCGGAACTCAATGTCCGCAAGCTGTATGAGATGGCGACAGATGTATTCAGCGAAATTTCCGGAAGCCGCGTCACGAGCTTCGGAATCTATGACCCGCTCACACATCGCATTAAGCTGAAGGGATATCGGAATGTCCACTCCTTTCATCGCCTGTATGCGGAATTGAAAATGAAGGAAATCCAGAGCTGTCCAAATCGCATCGTCATCAGCATGAAAGAAGACAGTGACTTGCTGGATCAGCTTTTTGAGGATACATCTGCGCTGCTTGAGCTGGAAGCGGAGTACATTATTCTAATTCAAAAAGAGAGATTAATAGGGCTCGTTACCCTGAGCGATTCCCGGCAGAACACACATTATGACAGCGGTACGATTGAACTGATCGAAACGTTGGCCTCATCTACCTACATCGCATTAAACAATGCCCAGCTGTTTGAAAAGCAGGAAAAGCAGAAGCGGGAGGCTGAATCCAAGCTGAATGTTCTGCAGATGTATAACCGTTTGATCCGGACGATTAATTCCTGCAGAACAAGAGAGGAATTGCTGAAGCTATCCATCAGCACCCTTGAGCTCGGCTTTGGAGTCAGCAAGGCATTTTTTGCTTTTGACAACGGGAAAGCCTATGAGGTCGCGGAGTGTACAGGAGCGGATCTAGCGGGCGAAACCTTCGTATTTGAAGACCACGTGGGGCAGAACATTCAGGATGAAATCTACTATGACTATTTTGCAAATCGGCTGAACACCTGCTTTGCGGACGAAAGCTTCTGCGAAAAGCTGGGCGAATCCACCGGCATTGTCATAGCTCCCATTCAGATGAACCCCGAGTACAACTACAATGGACAGGTTCATAGACCGTATGGATACCTCATTGTCACACAGACAGCCGAAAATCTGAAAGAAGAGGAAATTCTGCTGATCGATACGATAACGAGAAACATTACACCGCTAATCTATCATATGGATCAAAAAGAAACCTTCATTTTTTCAGAGAGCTGAACAGTAAGGGGAAAACATGGAATACATGACAATTATCACAAAAGATCACAAAACGATCACAGCCGGACTTCATCATATCGAGGGAGAGCTCATGAACGTTGTGGTAAAGGATCTGTCGGGAATCCAATTAGGCGACCGCTTAACATGCAAATTCGAAATGAAATCCTTTCACGCCTACGTCTTGAAACAGGAAAACTTCAATCTGTACCTATACTTGCCCATTCAAGAGCGGCAAGCACCTAATGAACGGAGAAGATTTTACCGCCACTCCTGCCAAATAAGCGCATCCCTGTCCATAAAAGGGCAAGAACCGTCCAAGGTTACCATCGTCGACATCAGCCTCAACGGATTTGGATTTATAACAGGGAA
The Metabacillus sp. FJAT-52054 genome window above contains:
- a CDS encoding LysM peptidoglycan-binding domain-containing protein: MRKSLFLGMALAGAISFAAASDAEAASQTYRVKSGDSLSKIAHVNKVSVSQLKQWNHLKTDVIHTGKTLYVKKPATQATASSSSKHIVRSGETLSSISKKYAVSIDKIKEANRLKSAVIKTGQTLIIPKAAPVKPATTAKKPAPAKAASPAKVTYYIVKPGNTLSAIAKLFNTPVQEIKRLNGLKSDKLLVGQKLKMTEGVLPVLADGTFPLKPGTYQAYPDSWGNSRSYGGSRTHEGIDIMAKKGTPITSVTDGVIEKYGWNELGGWRLTIKTKENFRIYYAHLDQYAAGMMQGGTVKKGQYLGTVGDSGYGKTGTKGKFAPHLHIGVYNQSFQAVNPYPFLIFWERK
- a CDS encoding FapA family protein, whose protein sequence is MVLTNNEFFHLEEENGTIYLTVMKEGYMLSNFNQLLEKHPRISITSFQNLKKGMEEASGQRTPIAQYLPLITHTISQDKMTASVKILAAGEEFNEIVKDLPRMIMDVLSEKGVTEGFLLDSHKENLKPLKWIEAAKGIEPVHGIDAVIRTYDLSERRPVIEETGRANFYNMNFIDEVEEGDWLGEKISPTDGTNGMNVLGEELKARKGKDKRLQYDPNSVRLSEEDGRSVLRAGIRGIVSKTLGKISIANHLLIEGDVGIGTGNIEFEGSVTVKGTVQEGFSVKAGIDIAVMSELGVRQVGLIESLNGDIFIKGGVFGHGTIKAAKNIFVKHANECTLTAGEDIHIGFYAKGSSLQAKNVITEQHKGKIFGGHIIAKGKVYASEIGNKIELKTLIQVEGFERSKLKEEYMTLLNEYKQAIQSIEEIQRHLEIYENFAHNLNASQQTQLEKLKIAHDGKLKEISVFEQKRTSLMKMLETKGDGEISIFEKAYPETYIEIKNMKKKVDSLTKGTFYASGRELKYE
- a CDS encoding GAF domain-containing protein; translated protein: MSLEKSYRYEILLQAIEVFTQRYDKSALFEFAFDFANQLLTLGQSALFIREDDRLTLIHTRNYDIQDYHIPVTEKLNRLPLYHGRPISSHQLNTYFSEEFIRDFSAAHVIPLINDTHLVGLIVTDGKSAGEFSKDDEISSTIMMSLVNSSLENNQRFLDFQSINQELDRKVFSLFVLNQSIKALLSELNVRKLYEMATDVFSEISGSRVTSFGIYDPLTHRIKLKGYRNVHSFHRLYAELKMKEIQSCPNRIVISMKEDSDLLDQLFEDTSALLELEAEYIILIQKERLIGLVTLSDSRQNTHYDSGTIELIETLASSTYIALNNAQLFEKQEKQKREAESKLNVLQMYNRLIRTINSCRTREELLKLSISTLELGFGVSKAFFAFDNGKAYEVAECTGADLAGETFVFEDHVGQNIQDEIYYDYFANRLNTCFADESFCEKLGESTGIVIAPIQMNPEYNYNGQVHRPYGYLIVTQTAENLKEEEILLIDTITRNITPLIYHMDQKETFIFSES
- a CDS encoding PilZ domain-containing protein, yielding MEYMTIITKDHKTITAGLHHIEGELMNVVVKDLSGIQLGDRLTCKFEMKSFHAYVLKQENFNLYLYLPIQERQAPNERRRFYRHSCQISASLSIKGQEPSKVTIVDISLNGFGFITGNSLGKEQLYELELKMDEPAETLRTQITVRNQRELPTSLYRYGSQITAISEKDLLHLRKFLLNQQLSETGE